The DNA window TGTTCGCAACTTTAGCAATGCGCCAAAGCCTGCCGAGCCAGATCTCGTAGGACAAGGATATCTTCGAAAGTCCAACCCAAGCTTCCAGTCAATTCTCGACACAACCCCCGACATGGAGGCTGCCTGTACCGACTTTTTACGCTCGGCAATCTCATTCAATATGCAACCAACTTACCTGGGTATCGCAACCAAGTTCAAGGAAAGGCTCTGTTACTTGGAGGGAGGGGTCAACAGTGAACGAGCGATTGCTTTGAGCACGTTGGTCGCTCTGCTCGTTGATCAAGCCAAGCAAGGCTTGCTGTTCACCCGCGAAGACTATGATCGATTGAAACGAGACATGGAAATGCGAAGCAAAGAACCAGAATATGAGAAGGAAAGAAGTTCTGTACAGAATTACAAGGACGAAAATGGGTTCATCCATATCCTCGACTTTCTCAAGTTTGTGGTCGCTCAAGACACGGTCGATAATGCCTTGAAGCAATTCTACGATGCCCTCCAAGTCGACAGTGTTCAGGCATGGGACAAGGACTTGACTCGCCTTTACAACGAGTACAATGATCAGAGAAAAGGTTCCAGAACAATTGACAGACTTATGGTAGACATGGTCGCACAGGTTGATGCCATCACCACGGAATGGAAAGTTGCAATGGCAGGAGGGAAAGTCGACAGCACGAATAGCGAATACTCGTCAAAAGTGAAGGAACTGCATCAAAAATGGTCTTCGTACAGGCCATCGGCTCATTTGATGAGTATGAGAGTCGTCGAGCCACTCCTCGACCCTTGGAATGGTGATCCGGCTTTGAGCAAATGGGAACTGCTCAAAGCATCCACCCTGTTCAAACTAAAGTACGAACGTGGGTACGGCATGGTCTGGCGCCTTGCAGGAAAGCAGTTGGCATGGATGAAAGCAATGTTGTCGCGCAGTGTGTCGGACAACAGCGCTATCGCTGTGACGGCCGAGATGTGGAGTATACTTCGTCCAGACAGCAAGCGCATCGCTGCACTTCATGCTCAAAGACAGATTGGACAAGACAACGAGAGTTTGGCTGCCTTGGAAGAGGTTACGGAATATGATGACGAGACGGGGACACAGATTGACGATGCTTAGAGGCGCATTGGCTGGGCTGGTTCAACGATCTCAGGTGGGAGGTCTTTTAGAGGTTGACCTTGACAGACATAGATGTGGGGAGTCTTGAAGGCTCACAGCCATGGTTCATTCTTACATCAAGATGAGTTTGACTGTGTCGCCAGGCAGAGACGAGACAATTGGGACATCTTTCCAACGCTTGCGTTGGATATTTGGCTTTGTATTTGCTTGCAGTTGTTGGTTGATACCCTCGGCGTAGTGAATACATTTTTAATTCACGACACCTTCAATTGAACACTTATTTTGTGACTCGGATCAATTGGTCATCTTGAAATGACACTggtaaataaaaagaataaagctATGTGACAATGTTGTACAAGTTCTCATGAGTTCGTAATAATTAATCCTCCAATACTCCATCGCTCAATGCAGACTCTCGTAACCCAAATCATAACTCATTAATGCACCGTCATCATCTCAATTCTTCGTTCTGATTGCTGGAACAATCTTTAGTGCTACATGTAGCAGGCTTCATTGACGATACGAAGCTCGTAATAGAGCTCATGACAACGTTGAGCaaatcttcatcgtcatcgccaACGCCAGAGAAGATAGGTGTTAGCTTGCGATTCATATCGGAAGCAAGTTCTGCATCAACAGCGACAATGCTCTCTAGTGCATCGGTGAGCATTTGTGCCGCGCGGGAGATTGAGCGTCCTCCTGATGAGCCTCCCAAGGTGTCGATGTAGTCTTTGGTGGTCTCGAAAAACTCGCTCGTGACGATTTGTACATCATTGATGATCGTTAGGCGCTCTTCTTTGGTAAACTCCATGTTTGGAGTGGTGTCCAATTGAGAAACTGTCTTGGATAAGAGTGTTCTTATGGTGTTCATGGTGCGGACTGTTGTCGCGACAGCTCCATCCTTCAAACCCTCAAACTTGACTGCCTTGATCGCAACATCTGTGAACCGTTAGCGATAAAACTTGTGCAATTCTTGTGAGTTTATACTTACTTATATCTCGACATTCATCACGTACTCTCGCAGCGACAAAGTCCATGAGTTTAATGACACTATCGTGGTTCTTGCTTGTGCGTCGGATACGATCTGATACAGCGCGAGGAACCTTTTTTGAACCAGTGGGCAAGGTGACACCGATACGTGGTGCGAATTCTTGAGACAGACCACGGTTTGAGATGGTGGTTGAGTCtgaagtgatgatgatgggtgAAGCTAGGGTGTAGCTTGCCAGCGCAGCGGTAAAGACTGTGTAGAACTTCATTTTGGTAGAGACGAATAAAGAGAAGCCAAGTAAAAGATCAAGCTTGTCGATTATAGCTGACCAGCGCTGGATTGTCTTGGTAGCTCGACGGGATATGAGTTAGTTATACTCAACATCCCCCGATCTTGACCCAAAAAGCTTATCGCCTTACCCATCGAAACGTTATACAGAGTTTCTGCATCGGATTTGAGTGGCACGGAGAGAACAAGTCCCGGTAGTTTGTTTACGGTTAGAGAGGTTTGTGTGTTGGGACCTGGTATTTGGACGGGAGGGATCGACGTGGCTTGAGATAGGATTTTGTGTAACGTGGAGTTGAACTTGTTTTGGTGATAGCCAGGGGGGGGGATTACACTGAGGCGTACGATCTGTCATATTTCATTGTGATGAGGTTTGGAGGCTGAGATGGTACCTGTCATCATGTCCAAGCCATGAAATAACTGAATAATTTTGAGTGATGGTCTGAAAGTGACAGTATAGCCATGGGATAGACACTTGGACAGCAGATGAGCGCTACC is part of the Fusarium poae strain DAOMC 252244 chromosome 4, whole genome shotgun sequence genome and encodes:
- a CDS encoding hypothetical protein (SECRETED:SignalP(1-17)), with product MKFYTVFTAALASYTLASPIIITSDSTTISNRGLSQEFAPRIGVTLPTGSKKVPRAVSDRIRRTSKNHDSVIKLMDFVAARVRDECRDINVAIKAVKFEGLKDGAVATTVRTMNTIRTLLSKTVSQLDTTPNMEFTKEERLTIINDVQIVTSEFFETTKDYIDTLGGSSGGRSISRAAQMLTDALESIVAVDAELASDMNRKLTPIFSGVGDDDEDLLNVVMSSITSFVSSMKPATCSTKDCSSNQNEELR